The Pelagibacterium halotolerans B2 nucleotide sequence TGCTCGAACGGCTCGGGCTTGTGATGGGAAAGCTCAACAAGCAATGCGACATCGCCATCGACCTGCCGCCCGACATACCCTGGTTTCGGGGTGACGAAAGCGATCTCGAGGAAATGGCCGGCAATCTATTGGATAATGGCTGCAAATGGGCGCGCTCGGAAGTCCGTCTTTCGGCGCGGTCAACAAGCGTTTCAGGGAACCGGAGCGTTGAGATCGTCGTTGAAGATAACGGACCGGGACTGACCCAAGCCCAAGCCGAGCATGTGTTGCGGCGCGGGGTCAGGCTGGACGAAAAAACGCCCGGGAGCGGGCTGGGACTCGATATCGTCAAGGAACTCGTCGATATCTATGGAGGCGATCTTGCGTTGACACGGTCGGATCTGGGTGGCCTTCGGGCAACACTTCGGCTTCCGGCAGCCCGGCAGACGCGGCAACAGACTTGAACCTGCGGTAATTAACCGCAATTTGGCCGTATTGGCCGAGATAGACATTGAAAGGTCCCGGGGGGCCACTACGAAAGGTATTGCGCAATGAAGATGTTGAGGGCGATTGCACTCGTTTCGCTGGCTCTGGCGGTCGCCGGCTGTACCCGTACGGCCAATTTCCAGACGACCCAGCCGGTGATGCCACAGCCGACTGTTATGACCGACACGCTGCCCGATACCGTCACGCCCAGCGATTCGACGCCCATCCAGCAGGCGCGTCTGGAGCCGGGCAGCTACGACTATATCGATGCTTCCATTCTCGGTCAGTTGACGCCGGCCCAGCGTTCGGCGGCCAATGACGCGCAATTTTATGCCCTTCAGTTCGGACGTCCGGGCGCGCCGCGCACATGGTCCTCGGGTGGCGCGACCGGTCAGGTTTCGGTCGGCCCCTATGTGCGGGTCAACAATCTCGACTGCCGCGAATTCTCGCACCGCGTGACCGTCAGCGGGCAGACCTACACCAAGTCGGGCCAGGCCTGCCGCGAGGTCGATGGCGCCTGGGGCGTAACGGCCTAAGGGTATTCCCCTAGGGATTAGATTGATTGACGGGTGTCGCCTTTGGCGGCACCCTTTTTTCGAGCGTTTCCACCATTCAAGGACTGGCGAAAATGCTCTAAGCCTTTGTTTTGTCGCGCTTGCGAACCGGATAAGTGGTTTCCACTTATTCTGGAAACGCTCTGAGTATCTTGAAAGGTTTTTTTAGCCCGTTGGCCATAAGGTTGACGTTCGGTCCCTCACGCAGCGCACCGGTTACAGGATTCCATGACTCTTCCCGATACATTTCCCGGCCAAAAGAACCAGCCGCGTGGTGCAGCAGACGCCAGGCGCGGGGCCGATTCGGGCAAGGACGCCTTTCTCCAGGTGCTGGCCGGCGTTCTTGTCGACCCGCCTGCTCCCCACGGCTTTCCCGGCGCCATCGAGCGCGAGACCGCCGGCAAGATCTGGACATGGATGGCGCGCGACGTGGCGGCCGATGAGGCCGCGCGCCTGGCCGACGCCCTCGATTCGGGCGCCGATCCGCTGACGGCGTTCGACAGCCTGCTTCCCGAAATACTCGAAAAGCTCAAGGCCAACGCCGCCGCCGAAAAGGAAGATCGCGAACTCGAGCGCCGCAATTCCATGCAGATGGGCGGAGAAGAAGCGCGCCAGCGTCTCGCGCCGGTCATCATGGCGATGCGCCGCCGCCCGCTTCTCGAGCAGGCCGGAAAATTCGGCATCGCCGTCGGTTCGATTTCCGATGAGACGGAACTGGCGACCGCGTTGCAGTCGATTTCGATCACCAATCCCTTGACGCGGGCGCTCTGGATGCAGGCGATGGTGGGGCACATGGCCAATCCCAGCCGCCTCATGGCGGCCGCCGTGGCCATCGCGGGGGGCAATGGCGAGACCCGGATCACCAATGCCGGTTATGGCTCATTGGTCGAGGCTGTTCTCAGCCACGCCCAGAGCCAGATCGGCGGCCTCGCCAGCCAGCCCAAC carries:
- a CDS encoding LipA a lipoprotein, whose amino-acid sequence is MKMLRAIALVSLALAVAGCTRTANFQTTQPVMPQPTVMTDTLPDTVTPSDSTPIQQARLEPGSYDYIDASILGQLTPAQRSAANDAQFYALQFGRPGAPRTWSSGGATGQVSVGPYVRVNNLDCREFSHRVTVSGQTYTKSGQACREVDGAWGVTA